Proteins from a single region of Lysinibacillus sp. JNUCC-52:
- a CDS encoding elongation factor G yields the protein MYKTIGVLAHVDAGKTTFCEQLLFHTNSIQTRGRVDHQDTFLDNHSIEQARGITIFAEQGRMEIGSDIYTLIDTPGHVDFSPEMERAIRVMDYAIIIVSAVEGVQGHTETVWQLLRQYNVPTFFFINKIDREGADVGAVVGQLQKECSEHVLLINDPLCADYVPNHIAEWLAERDEQLLDAFLTETLDAQTCLMQLQKFIKQEQAFPCFTGAALKDIGIKEFLSQLPLLTETQFDHQRPFQGEVFKIRHDGMQRLTFIKALEGTLHTRQDFTFGDMTEKVTEIRLYNGSRFVTTQKVQAGEIFAVKGLSLAKIGDILGSTMTPQPYELVPTLQAKVQYDGQQHIKEVLQVFRLLEAEEPSLRVVWHEKFQEIHVHIMGVIQLEVLAEVLKSRFSLTITFGEPKILYMETIATTVTGYGHFEPLKHYAEVHLLMEPNIRGTGNTFVNACHADDLSVGNQRLIEKHLFEREHHGLLTGSPVTDIRFTLLTGRAHIKHTEGGDFREATFRALRQGLEQAENILLEPYYRFKLKASNDFIGRMMNDIQQADGTFDAPVLTEEQVTLTGRVPVATFMHYSTTFAAYTNGKGSISLQFDGYDKCHNSEEVIAQINYNKQADPDYSSSSIFCAKGKGYSVPWYDAKEAMHCL from the coding sequence ATGTATAAAACGATTGGTGTGCTCGCACATGTCGATGCAGGAAAAACAACCTTTTGTGAACAACTACTCTTCCACACGAATAGTATTCAAACGCGCGGAAGAGTCGATCATCAAGATACTTTTTTGGATAATCATTCAATCGAGCAAGCTCGTGGCATTACCATCTTTGCTGAACAAGGGAGGATGGAAATTGGAAGTGATATCTATACGTTAATAGATACGCCTGGGCATGTCGACTTTTCACCTGAAATGGAACGTGCAATTCGTGTAATGGATTACGCTATCATTATCGTAAGCGCTGTAGAAGGTGTACAAGGTCATACTGAAACAGTGTGGCAATTGCTACGCCAATATAACGTACCAACCTTCTTCTTTATAAATAAGATAGATCGTGAGGGTGCTGATGTGGGTGCCGTTGTGGGACAGCTTCAAAAAGAATGTTCGGAGCATGTACTTTTAATAAACGATCCATTGTGTGCAGATTACGTACCAAACCACATTGCTGAGTGGCTAGCTGAGCGTGATGAACAACTACTCGATGCCTTTTTGACAGAAACTCTCGATGCACAAACATGCCTAATGCAGTTGCAAAAGTTCATTAAACAAGAGCAAGCATTTCCTTGCTTTACTGGTGCTGCTTTAAAGGATATTGGAATAAAAGAATTTTTATCACAGCTACCCCTACTTACAGAAACGCAATTCGACCATCAACGACCATTTCAAGGTGAAGTATTTAAAATCCGTCATGATGGCATGCAACGTTTAACCTTTATCAAAGCTTTAGAAGGAACTTTACATACACGCCAAGACTTTACATTTGGTGATATGACTGAAAAAGTAACTGAAATCCGCTTATATAATGGAAGTCGTTTTGTCACAACACAAAAAGTGCAAGCTGGAGAAATTTTCGCTGTAAAAGGGCTAAGTCTAGCAAAAATCGGTGATATTTTAGGTAGTACAATGACTCCTCAGCCATATGAGCTAGTGCCGACTTTACAAGCTAAAGTACAGTATGATGGGCAGCAGCATATAAAAGAAGTATTACAAGTATTCCGTTTGCTCGAAGCCGAAGAACCGTCGTTGCGCGTCGTATGGCATGAGAAGTTTCAAGAAATCCATGTACATATTATGGGTGTTATTCAGCTTGAAGTGCTTGCTGAAGTGTTAAAAAGTCGCTTTTCACTTACTATTACTTTTGGTGAACCTAAAATTTTATATATGGAAACAATTGCAACAACTGTAACAGGATACGGTCATTTTGAGCCGTTAAAACATTATGCAGAGGTTCACCTATTAATGGAGCCAAATATTCGAGGTACAGGAAACACGTTTGTTAACGCTTGTCATGCTGATGATTTATCAGTTGGCAATCAACGACTAATTGAAAAACATCTATTTGAGCGAGAGCATCACGGTCTTTTAACAGGCTCCCCCGTTACGGATATACGCTTCACCCTTTTGACAGGACGTGCCCATATCAAGCATACAGAGGGAGGCGATTTCCGCGAAGCAACTTTCCGTGCACTTCGACAAGGGCTGGAACAAGCCGAAAATATATTGCTTGAACCGTATTATCGCTTCAAATTGAAAGCATCGAATGATTTTATCGGTCGTATGATGAACGATATCCAGCAAGCAGACGGTACATTTGATGCACCCGTCTTAACAGAGGAACAAGTAACATTAACAGGACGCGTTCCTGTTGCAACATTTATGCATTATAGTACTACTTTCGCTGCTTATACGAACGGCAAAGGATCAATATCGTTACAATTTGATGGCTATGATAAATGCCATAATAGTGAAGAAGTAATAGCGCAAATCAATTACAATAAGCAAGCTGATCCCGACTATTCATCGTCTAGTATTTTTTGTGCGAAGGGTAAGGGCTATTCCGTTCCTTGGTATGACGCAAAAGAAGCCATGCATTGCTTGTAA
- a CDS encoding ABC transporter substrate-binding protein has translation MKKWKGMWLVLAIALLSILGACSAKNDSQSENIEPAQTGAKEVTIENNETTQVYKDAPKKAISLNQHVTEIMLALGLEDSMVGTAYLDDKIYEPLQAAYDKVPVIAEQYPTKEQVIDSEADFLYAGWKSGFSEKGVGTPEELEALGIHTYLHTSSSITKPTLDDIFTDIRNIAKIFRVEERGEALINQMTNDVDAVRAKLPEEDKELRVLVYDSGDKEVFTAAQNFMDELVTVAGGKNIFGDVESGWTTVSKEETVERNPEVIVVIDYGSQTAEDKIKFLKSDPALKETNAVKNERFVILPLSAASEGVRAAEAIEILAKGFYPENF, from the coding sequence ATGAAGAAATGGAAAGGCATGTGGTTAGTTCTTGCCATTGCACTATTAAGTATTTTAGGGGCATGTAGTGCAAAAAATGATTCACAAAGTGAAAATATCGAACCAGCACAAACAGGAGCAAAAGAAGTAACCATTGAAAATAATGAGACGACGCAAGTTTATAAAGATGCACCGAAAAAAGCGATTAGCTTAAATCAACACGTAACAGAAATTATGCTAGCACTAGGCTTAGAAGATTCAATGGTGGGTACTGCCTATTTAGATGATAAAATTTATGAACCTTTACAAGCAGCTTACGATAAAGTACCCGTTATAGCTGAGCAATACCCAACAAAGGAACAAGTCATTGATAGTGAAGCAGATTTTTTATACGCTGGGTGGAAAAGTGGTTTTAGTGAAAAGGGTGTTGGTACACCAGAAGAATTAGAGGCACTTGGTATTCACACCTATTTACATACTTCTTCAAGTATTACAAAACCAACATTAGACGATATTTTTACGGATATCCGTAATATTGCAAAAATCTTCCGTGTGGAAGAGCGCGGTGAAGCATTGATTAATCAGATGACAAATGATGTTGATGCTGTACGTGCAAAGTTACCAGAAGAGGATAAAGAACTACGTGTTTTAGTTTACGATAGTGGTGATAAGGAAGTTTTTACAGCGGCTCAAAACTTTATGGATGAACTTGTCACAGTAGCGGGCGGTAAAAACATTTTTGGCGATGTCGAATCGGGCTGGACAACAGTTTCGAAAGAAGAAACTGTTGAACGCAATCCTGAAGTGATTGTCGTAATTGATTATGGTTCCCAAACTGCAGAAGACAAAATTAAATTCCTGAAAAGTGACCCAGCATTAAAAGAAACAAATGCTGTGAAAAATGAGCGCTTTGTCATTTTACCACTTTCAGCCGCTTCAGAAGGGGTTCGGGCTGCAGAAGCTATTGAAATTTTAGCAAAAGGTTTTTATCCTGAAAACTTTTAA
- a CDS encoding precorrin-3B methylase, with the protein MMNAFHSNIPDRTFEKLNVNGNFTRLAVSPGIINKHFTPAQFQKIAEIVGESGAIKYSASYSILLSVPTIKVKEIINELQTVGLYIAKQGPIVAIKACDFCDGDKMEAAEITEQLYEALQEETVPSRLRLNINGCASACYNAVYDDIGLVYQKDSFDVYLGAVPMGAHAKAGTLFAKRVSVQIIESFLQQIIELYQKHARPNEPFYKFYRRTNSAEYWQALKGK; encoded by the coding sequence ATGATGAATGCCTTTCATTCGAATATACCAGATCGCACATTTGAAAAACTAAATGTTAATGGAAACTTTACACGCCTTGCAGTAAGTCCAGGTATTATCAATAAGCATTTTACACCAGCTCAATTTCAAAAAATTGCAGAGATTGTCGGTGAAAGTGGCGCAATTAAATATTCAGCTTCCTATAGTATTCTTTTATCTGTTCCAACTATAAAAGTAAAGGAGATTATCAATGAGCTTCAAACAGTGGGCTTATATATTGCTAAGCAAGGTCCCATTGTCGCGATAAAAGCTTGTGATTTTTGTGATGGGGATAAAATGGAGGCGGCTGAAATAACAGAACAACTATACGAAGCACTACAGGAAGAAACTGTGCCTTCTAGACTACGGTTAAATATTAATGGCTGTGCGTCTGCCTGCTATAATGCAGTATATGATGATATTGGACTTGTTTATCAAAAGGATAGCTTTGATGTTTACTTAGGTGCCGTGCCGATGGGGGCCCATGCAAAGGCAGGAACACTATTTGCTAAAAGGGTGTCAGTACAAATAATAGAAAGCTTTCTACAACAAATTATTGAGCTGTATCAAAAACATGCACGCCCAAATGAACCTTTCTATAAGTTTTATCGTAGAACAAATAGCGCCGAATATTGGCAAGCATTAAAGGGAAAGTGA
- a CDS encoding DUF2243 domain-containing protein codes for MTTINAHKNKQVYVSRNLLSGFLFGIGLVAFIDETIFHQLFRWHHFYDKSTTDIGLISDGIFHAISWFATIAGLFLLADIRRKSGFWLKRWMGGLMLGAGGFQLYDGIIQHKLMRIHQIRYVENVIIYDIIWNVIAAIILIIGLYLTIRTSNNKIKAKAITDER; via the coding sequence ATGACGACAATAAACGCTCATAAAAACAAACAAGTTTATGTAAGTCGAAATTTACTGTCAGGGTTTTTATTTGGGATAGGTCTAGTAGCTTTTATAGACGAGACTATTTTTCATCAACTATTTCGCTGGCATCATTTTTATGATAAGTCGACAACGGATATTGGCTTGATTTCTGATGGGATATTCCATGCGATTAGTTGGTTTGCAACTATTGCAGGATTATTTTTACTTGCAGATATTCGTCGTAAAAGTGGTTTTTGGTTGAAGAGATGGATGGGTGGTTTGATGCTAGGAGCAGGCGGCTTCCAATTATATGATGGGATTATTCAACATAAACTAATGCGAATACACCAGATTAGGTATGTTGAAAATGTCATCATCTACGATATCATTTGGAATGTCATTGCGGCTATTATCCTCATTATAGGACTTTATCTTACCATTCGCACTAGCAACAACAAAATAAAAGCAAAGGCTATTACTGATGAACGCTAA
- a CDS encoding cytochrome c oxidase assembly protein, producing the protein MTNRKYKKWPHYRIASFILGVLLAILAVVGPLANRATVDFTAHMFSHLLLGMLAPLLIALGAPMTLLLRTLSTRLARKLSSMLKSWTARILTHPIITSLLNIGGLWILYTTNLYSLMHDNSLIHLFVHLHVFIAGYLFTISIIYFDSVNHRKSFMYRAIVLIIALAGHGILSKYIYAQPPKGVPIEQAEIGSMVMYYGGDVIDAIIIFILCLQWYKAVRPRNHELQTVKAH; encoded by the coding sequence ATGACGAATCGTAAATATAAAAAATGGCCACATTATCGTATTGCAAGCTTTATTTTAGGGGTTTTATTGGCGATTCTTGCTGTTGTTGGTCCTTTAGCGAATCGTGCTACGGTAGATTTTACAGCACACATGTTTAGCCATTTACTTTTGGGTATGCTAGCACCGTTACTTATTGCTCTCGGCGCACCAATGACCCTATTACTTAGAACTTTAAGCACCCGATTAGCGCGGAAGCTTTCAAGTATGCTAAAAAGTTGGACTGCAAGGATACTTACGCATCCAATAATCACTTCCTTACTGAATATCGGTGGTCTTTGGATATTGTACACGACTAACCTATATTCATTAATGCACGACAATAGTCTAATACATCTATTTGTCCATTTACATGTATTTATAGCAGGCTATCTATTTACAATTTCTATTATCTATTTTGATTCTGTAAATCATAGAAAATCCTTTATGTACAGGGCGATTGTCTTAATTATTGCATTAGCAGGACATGGAATATTGTCTAAGTATATTTATGCTCAACCTCCTAAAGGTGTTCCGATAGAACAAGCAGAAATCGGAAGTATGGTTATGTACTATGGTGGAGATGTAATTGATGCCATAATAATTTTTATCCTTTGTTTGCAATGGTATAAGGCAGTAAGACCAAGAAATCATGAACTGCAAACAGTAAAGGCACATTAA
- a CDS encoding class I SAM-dependent rRNA methyltransferase: MTQTIALQINNQYAGPLKKGYPLISKEAVDTRKLPAEEGALLRLLDIHNRFIGTGYYGIQNKGIGWLLTTDANEEIDKAFFAKKISKALQNRETFFNNPDTTAFRAFNGEGDGIGGMTIDFFEGYYMVSWYSAGIYSFKEAIYEALAETVNFKAIYEKKRFDSKGQYIEQDDFVMGTPGEFPLIVKENGMNYAVHLNDGAMTGIFLDQREVRLAIRERYSQHKTVLNTFSYTGAFSVAAALGGATKTTSVDVAKRSLAKTIEQFSVNHIDYEAQDIKVMDVFHYFKYAQRHQLKFDLVVLDPPSFARTKQMTFSTAKDYPKLLKDTIAITEKNGIIVASTNNASFGMKKFKGFIDQAFKETNTRYKIVEEYGLPRDFRVPREHPEFNYLKVVFIEKLN; the protein is encoded by the coding sequence ATGACACAAACGATTGCATTACAAATTAATAATCAATATGCAGGCCCATTGAAAAAAGGCTACCCACTAATCTCAAAAGAAGCAGTTGATACACGAAAACTGCCTGCTGAGGAAGGTGCGCTACTTCGTCTACTAGATATTCATAATCGATTTATCGGCACAGGCTATTATGGTATTCAAAATAAAGGCATCGGCTGGCTATTAACTACTGATGCTAATGAAGAAATTGACAAGGCGTTTTTTGCGAAAAAAATAAGCAAGGCGCTACAAAATCGCGAGACATTCTTTAATAACCCTGATACGACGGCATTTCGTGCTTTTAACGGCGAAGGTGATGGAATTGGTGGCATGACAATCGATTTCTTTGAAGGCTATTATATGGTGAGCTGGTATAGTGCAGGTATTTATTCATTTAAAGAAGCCATTTATGAGGCTCTTGCAGAAACAGTAAACTTTAAAGCCATTTATGAGAAAAAACGTTTTGATAGTAAAGGGCAATATATTGAACAGGACGATTTTGTTATGGGTACACCTGGTGAATTCCCACTTATCGTTAAGGAAAATGGTATGAACTATGCTGTTCATTTAAATGATGGTGCCATGACTGGTATTTTCCTCGACCAACGTGAAGTGCGACTTGCCATTCGTGAACGCTATTCTCAACATAAAACCGTGTTAAATACATTTTCTTATACAGGTGCTTTCTCTGTGGCAGCAGCACTTGGTGGTGCAACAAAAACTACGAGTGTCGATGTAGCCAAACGAAGTTTAGCGAAAACAATCGAGCAATTTAGTGTCAATCATATTGACTATGAGGCACAGGACATTAAAGTAATGGATGTATTTCATTATTTCAAATATGCACAGCGTCATCAGTTAAAATTCGACCTTGTTGTATTAGATCCGCCTAGCTTTGCGCGAACAAAACAAATGACGTTTTCAACTGCAAAGGATTATCCAAAGTTATTAAAGGATACAATTGCTATTACCGAAAAAAATGGTATTATTGTTGCGTCTACAAACAATGCAAGCTTTGGCATGAAAAAGTTCAAAGGCTTTATTGACCAAGCGTTTAAAGAAACAAATACGCGTTATAAAATCGTTGAGGAATACGGTTTACCAAGGGATTTCCGCGTGCCACGTGAACATCCTGAATTCAATTACTTAAAAGTTGTTTTTATTGAAAAATTAAACTAA
- a CDS encoding alpha/beta hydrolase, whose protein sequence is MTRLTNEAVCYIQATDCKPHYYEQSPQEARVMRAVPTWQSVHMPVLASIENRKIRMRDGHEINIRVYIPEHTEKLPVIIYYHGGGWVFGNLESSDAGCQLLADKAHAIVVSVDYRLAPEHPFPIPLNDAYDGLLWVYNNITAFGGDNTRLIVAGDSAGGNLATIVSYLAAILDGPIISAQALIYPVTNLDFTTASYSSYGEHFGLDKQGMQWFAEHYTEANNFNNPLVSPMYIENLGVLPKTIIIAAEADVLYDEGLTYAQKLTEAGVYVEHVHMAGLIHSYFSKMEFFEAATMETVEKIATFVK, encoded by the coding sequence ATGACACGTTTAACCAATGAGGCTGTTTGCTATATTCAAGCGACGGATTGTAAACCACATTATTATGAACAATCACCACAGGAAGCAAGAGTTATGCGCGCAGTACCAACATGGCAATCTGTCCATATGCCTGTGCTCGCATCTATCGAGAATCGAAAAATACGTATGCGAGATGGACACGAGATTAATATCCGCGTTTACATTCCCGAACATACAGAAAAATTACCTGTTATTATTTATTATCATGGTGGTGGATGGGTCTTTGGCAATTTAGAGTCCTCGGATGCGGGATGTCAGTTATTAGCTGACAAAGCGCATGCTATTGTCGTATCCGTAGATTATCGTTTAGCACCTGAACACCCCTTCCCTATCCCACTAAACGACGCATATGATGGATTACTGTGGGTTTATAACAACATAACAGCGTTCGGTGGCGATAACACGCGATTAATAGTAGCTGGTGATAGTGCTGGGGGAAATCTAGCAACAATTGTTTCCTACTTAGCAGCAATCTTAGATGGTCCAATTATTTCTGCACAAGCGCTAATTTATCCTGTTACAAACCTTGATTTTACGACGGCTTCTTATAGTTCTTACGGAGAACATTTTGGTTTAGATAAGCAAGGGATGCAATGGTTTGCTGAGCATTATACAGAGGCCAATAATTTTAACAATCCACTTGTTTCACCTATGTATATTGAAAACCTTGGTGTACTTCCAAAAACAATAATCATTGCGGCTGAAGCAGATGTACTTTACGACGAAGGTCTGACTTACGCTCAAAAATTAACTGAAGCGGGCGTTTACGTTGAGCATGTCCATATGGCAGGTTTAATTCATAGTTATTTTAGTAAGATGGAGTTTTTTGAGGCTGCTACAATGGAGACAGTTGAAAAAATTGCGACATTCGTGAAATAA
- a CDS encoding dihydrofolate reductase, whose amino-acid sequence MISLIVAHDNNHVIGYENGMPWHLPGDLQYFKEKTMGKPMIMGRKTFESIGRPLPGRRNIVITRDANYRAEGIEVVTSLDEALSIAGDVPEIMIIGGEQIFRLSMDITDRIYATKINHSFKGDTYFPKYEEEFVLVSSQQPVTAPEGYTFQYQIFERKD is encoded by the coding sequence ATGATTTCATTAATAGTAGCGCATGATAATAACCATGTCATTGGATATGAAAACGGGATGCCGTGGCATTTACCAGGTGATTTACAATATTTTAAGGAAAAAACGATGGGCAAACCAATGATAATGGGACGGAAAACATTTGAATCGATTGGTAGACCGTTACCAGGGCGACGTAACATCGTAATTACACGTGATGCCAACTATCGTGCTGAGGGTATTGAAGTAGTAACTAGTCTCGACGAAGCACTTTCTATAGCAGGTGATGTGCCTGAAATCATGATTATTGGCGGCGAACAAATTTTTAGATTGTCAATGGACATCACAGATCGAATTTATGCTACAAAAATTAATCATTCCTTTAAAGGGGATACATACTTCCCTAAATATGAAGAGGAATTTGTGCTCGTCTCGTCACAACAACCTGTAACTGCACCAGAAGGGTACACATTTCAATATCAAATTTTTGAACGTAAAGATTAA
- the trhA gene encoding PAQR family membrane homeostasis protein TrhA, whose product MVDSFDYKTWKEELWNAITHGIGLLASIPALVILILTAVQNGSALYITSFSIFGASVIILFLMSTLLHSMPEKYKYFFAILDHSSIYILIAGTYTPFLLIAIGGTLGVTLLCVIWTLALLGVVFKCFFINRFEILSLIFYIGMGWLIIFAIKPIYFFLGSNGFGFLLAGGLFYTFGAIFYAWRSLPYNHTIWHLFVLAGCGSMYACIYFYL is encoded by the coding sequence ATGGTGGATTCATTTGACTATAAAACATGGAAGGAAGAATTGTGGAATGCCATTACTCACGGTATAGGCTTACTTGCAAGTATTCCAGCACTTGTTATTTTAATATTAACCGCTGTCCAAAATGGAAGTGCATTGTATATTACATCATTTAGCATTTTTGGCGCCTCTGTTATCATCTTATTTCTAATGTCAACATTACTCCATAGTATGCCTGAAAAATACAAGTATTTTTTCGCTATTCTTGACCATTCTTCTATCTATATTTTAATTGCGGGGACCTACACACCGTTTTTATTAATCGCAATTGGTGGAACATTAGGGGTCACTTTATTGTGTGTTATTTGGACACTTGCTTTACTAGGTGTTGTATTTAAATGTTTTTTTATTAATCGCTTTGAAATACTATCGCTTATTTTTTATATTGGTATGGGCTGGCTTATTATCTTTGCCATTAAGCCGATTTATTTTTTCTTAGGAAGTAATGGCTTTGGTTTCTTATTAGCTGGCGGCCTTTTCTATACATTTGGTGCTATTTTTTACGCTTGGCGTAGCCTCCCTTATAATCATACAATTTGGCATCTGTTTGTGTTAGCTGGATGTGGCTCGATGTATGCCTGTATTTATTTTTATTTATAA
- a CDS encoding DegV family protein, producing the protein MGRIHIVTDSTCDLTKEEVEQHGIHIVPLTIQIDGKTYIDGVDLDPQPFLGLMKNAKDLPKSSQPAPGKFKELYDELGKDGDQILSIHMTGGMSGTVESARQAAQMTDADVTVIDSRFIAIGLAIQLREAIKMRDAGASVEEIVTRLDTVRDNTHLYVIVDTLENLIKGGRIGKGTGFIGSLLNIKVIANLEGGAYNPVSKVRSHKQVVNYLFKQFQADTAGKTVKAVGISHADGLITMGGPLKELIEGTGFNDVEIAFTSPIISTHTGPGAIGFIYFSE; encoded by the coding sequence GTGGGACGAATTCATATAGTAACGGACTCAACTTGTGATTTAACAAAAGAAGAAGTAGAGCAACACGGTATACATATAGTACCGTTAACAATTCAAATTGATGGGAAAACATATATAGATGGAGTAGATTTAGATCCACAACCTTTTTTAGGTCTGATGAAAAATGCTAAAGACCTGCCGAAAAGTTCGCAACCAGCACCAGGGAAGTTTAAAGAACTATATGACGAACTTGGCAAAGATGGGGACCAAATACTTTCTATTCATATGACAGGTGGAATGAGTGGGACAGTTGAATCTGCTCGACAGGCTGCTCAAATGACAGATGCTGATGTAACGGTTATTGATTCTCGATTTATCGCAATTGGGCTTGCTATCCAATTGAGAGAAGCGATAAAGATGCGCGATGCTGGTGCATCTGTTGAAGAAATCGTCACACGTTTAGACACGGTACGTGACAATACACATTTATATGTAATTGTTGACACACTAGAAAATTTAATTAAAGGCGGTCGAATTGGTAAAGGAACAGGATTTATCGGTTCTTTGCTAAATATTAAAGTAATTGCAAACCTAGAGGGCGGGGCATATAACCCTGTATCAAAAGTTCGCAGTCATAAACAAGTTGTAAACTACTTATTCAAACAATTCCAAGCAGATACTGCTGGTAAAACAGTTAAGGCTGTAGGTATTTCACATGCCGACGGTTTAATCACAATGGGTGGTCCATTAAAAGAGCTAATTGAAGGAACAGGCTTTAATGATGTTGAGATTGCTTTTACTTCACCAATTATTTCTACACATACTGGACCAGGTGCAATTGGTTTTATTTATTTTTCAGAATAA
- a CDS encoding GDSL-type esterase/lipase family protein, whose translation MGIWRIILSCLIVLVLSGCAISIDEPIAPADQDSEQAETEQDMRQDEQQAEEEAKPSSNVLTQIFEHFFEPSEEDLRQIDDDNAKQLHYLALGDSLTDGVGDEYSQDGYVGRLADSMQAWTSISEVDVDNRGKRGRRSDQLLKLIKKGHYDEELQQAQFISLTMGGNDVMKVVKQDLFNLKRDAFDKELLTYENRYTKIIDGIRAKNPTVPLLLIGFYNPFSIVTNEANEFDTIITEWNSVIKKIASKDSNACYVSVEDLFDSNQELVYHTDFFHPNAKGYDKMTERILATMEQCKMEQKINKAIGFEE comes from the coding sequence ATGGGCATCTGGCGAATTATTTTGTCATGTTTGATCGTCTTAGTACTAAGTGGTTGTGCAATATCAATAGATGAACCGATTGCGCCTGCAGACCAAGATAGTGAGCAGGCAGAGACGGAGCAAGATATGAGACAGGATGAGCAACAAGCAGAAGAGGAGGCAAAACCTTCTAGTAATGTATTGACGCAAATTTTTGAACATTTTTTTGAACCTTCAGAAGAGGATTTACGGCAAATTGATGATGATAACGCAAAGCAACTACATTACTTGGCACTTGGAGATTCATTAACAGATGGTGTCGGGGATGAGTATAGTCAAGACGGTTATGTTGGAAGATTAGCAGATTCAATGCAAGCTTGGACTTCGATTTCAGAAGTCGATGTGGATAATCGCGGAAAAAGAGGAAGACGGAGCGATCAGCTATTAAAATTAATAAAAAAAGGGCATTATGATGAAGAGCTGCAACAAGCACAGTTTATTTCATTAACTATGGGTGGAAATGATGTAATGAAAGTGGTCAAACAGGATTTGTTTAATTTAAAACGAGATGCGTTTGACAAGGAATTATTAACTTATGAGAATCGTTATACGAAAATTATTGATGGTATAAGGGCAAAAAATCCTACCGTGCCTTTATTACTCATTGGCTTTTATAATCCTTTTTCGATTGTTACAAATGAGGCAAATGAATTTGATACAATTATTACTGAATGGAATAGTGTCATAAAAAAAATCGCAAGTAAAGATTCAAATGCTTGTTATGTCTCAGTTGAAGACTTGTTTGATTCGAATCAAGAACTTGTCTATCATACAGATTTTTTTCATCCCAATGCAAAAGGCTATGATAAAATGACTGAGCGAATATTAGCTACAATGGAGCAATGTAAAATGGAACAAAAAATTAATAAGGCAATAGGCTTCGAGGAGTGA
- a CDS encoding YpmS family protein: MNKWKFAFFALAGMVLFSILLVVYLATKPVDGYDLAKSSDKDTEITGNVLVVQTTTKELESITKKYLKDSAKGSPLPLDFTIGDDIELRSKLTVFYTEIPISMNFEPIVDDKGNIILKQTGMNVGLLNIPPETTMKIMRDSVDFPSWITVNPNKAEIYIDLSRVNIASGSRVRAKELDLPNDKILLEIIVPGE; this comes from the coding sequence ATGAATAAATGGAAATTCGCATTTTTTGCGTTAGCAGGTATGGTTCTTTTTTCAATCCTCCTCGTCGTTTATTTAGCAACGAAACCAGTTGATGGATATGATTTAGCAAAGAGCTCAGACAAAGATACTGAAATAACAGGCAATGTGTTAGTTGTCCAAACGACAACGAAAGAATTAGAGTCAATTACAAAGAAATATTTAAAGGACAGTGCAAAAGGTTCGCCACTCCCATTGGATTTTACCATTGGGGATGATATTGAATTACGTAGTAAGTTAACGGTTTTTTATACTGAAATCCCAATTTCAATGAATTTTGAGCCAATTGTCGATGACAAGGGTAATATTATTTTAAAGCAAACAGGGATGAATGTAGGGCTATTAAATATTCCACCGGAGACGACAATGAAAATAATGAGAGATTCGGTGGATTTCCCATCGTGGATTACAGTGAATCCGAATAAGGCTGAAATTTATATTGATTTATCACGAGTTAATATAGCTTCAGGTTCTCGTGTACGTGCGAAGGAATTAGACTTACCAAACGATAAAATTTTATTGGAAATTATTGTCCCTGGAGAATAA